The DNA sequence CCCTATCTATCGGGATTTATTCCTGGTGAAGCCGGGATAGATGTTGGAATAAGCACAAGCCGGGGCTGTGTTTTTCACTGCACCTTTTGTAACCCTACAGCTATGGTGGAACGTAGTTATGCATTCCACTCAAATGAAAGAGTTCTGAGCGAGATTGATTTTATAGATTCGGCATTGCACAGGTCAGGGATGAAAGGAAGGCGTATTATGCTGCTTAACGAAGATATTTTTGCTCTTCACCCAGATCGAACGAAAAAATTATGTAATCTTATTTCAGAAAATCAACCAAAACATATCTTGTTCGGTTGCGAAACCCGAATAGAACATTTGACTGAAGATATTCTCCAATGTATGTATTCAGCAGGATTTAGGCTCCTGAAATTTGGACTGGAGTCTGGAAATCCCAGAGTTCTAAACTTGATAAAAAAAGTTCGCAACTCAGATGGTTCTAAAGATGGTTATGCAGCAGAGAAGGATTTCTTAGAGAGGATTGTGACTGTTGTCCAAATTGCAAAGAAGATTGGATTTCATGTTGTAGCAGGGACAATTTTTGGTCTTCCCGGCGAATCCCTGGCTGATGCGATTGAAACACTGGATTTTATCCGCCGGATAGATGTTGATGAATACTACCACAATTTTTTACATATATTTCCCGGGACAGAAATTTTTAAGACCTATAAGAATGGGGATACCAATTTGAGGTTCATAAAGATTTCTACCCTACAATTTACCATACGTACTGGCCGTACCCGGTTGAACTTGTACCAACCTTGCAAGAGAAACTTGATCACTCATTTAGAAAAATCAATCTTCTAAATGAAGACATCTTTTTACCATTGAAGTTATAGGTTCGATAGCAAAAATTATTAAAATAGAGACTACTAAACTGTCAACTTAATTTACTATAATAGACTCTCTCGTATGTGTCATTGCGAGGGGTATTTTCCCGAAGCAATCTCCTTTGAAATATCCAGGGGGATTGCTTCGGACAATACCCTCGCAATGACACAGCCCCATGCAGTTGAACCGATACAAATCGTATTATCACGAATTAGATTGACAGTGTACTACTATCAAAGGGCCGTATAGAAAATTAGCATCCGGTAGCAAAGAAAGGAGGTTCACAATAACTAACGCCAAGAAACAATCTTCCGGTGTTCACCACATTACCAGAGGCGTAGATTTGTATATTCATATTCCTTTTTGTAAGTCGAAATGTGACTTCTGTTTTTATGTTTCTGTGACAGGAACAAGCGAAGAGGAAAGATTCAGTTATCTTAATGCGCTGGAACGGGAGATCAGTGTTCGTTGGTCAGTCTATGCAGGTAAACAGCCAGTAGTAAACTCCCTTTATATTGGAGGAGGTACTCCCTCCATATTATCGATGAAGCAGTGGAAAGCATTAGCCATGACCTTAACACGTTTTTGGGATCTCAGGGCAATTCCTGAGTTTACAGTGGAATGCAACCCGTCCTCCACAACACAGGAAAAGTTAGGGTTTTTCAAAGAAATCGGAGTTAATCGTCTCAGTTTTGGTGTTCAGAACGTAGATAATAGTATACTTACAGCCATGGGGCGGGAAGGAACCAAAGATACTTTACCTGGCCTTCTGGAGTCAACCAGGTCCTCAGGCATCAACAATATCAACTGTGACATCCTGTTTGGTCTTCCGGGAGAGGCTGCTGCTTCGGTTGTGCAGAGTGTAGATGCGCTGGTTGAATTATCTGTCCCTCATATCTCCGTTTACCCCTTTACCCTTCAGACTATGACTGGTCTTTTTAGGAGGATGGTCTTTAAGGATGCGTTGCCCCTTCCCGCCTATCTTCGGATAGCTCATTATCAAGGAGCAATCAACCGTTTGCTGGAGTGGAAATACTTGCGTATTCATACAGCCCATTTCGGAATAAGCTACAATTACGAATGTGTCCAACATAGGAACTACTGGGATGGTGGCGAGATACTCGGATTCGGTGTGTCGGCCCAATCTTTCGTTGACGGTTGTTATCTCAGAAACACGAAAGATCTGAATAAATACGTAAAAAACAACGATAATATCCTTTCTATTCCACTTAGTGAGAAAGATCAAATCCGGCGCTGGGTATTTATGGGACTTACCAAAAAATTAAGATTTCATTATGAAGAAATGGTCGATCGTTTCGGGCTCGATTCTTTAGCAGTTATAGAGGAAGGTTTGGAACGTATGGTCCAGGAAGGCATGATTTTAAAGAAGCAGAACATGGCACAACTAACGGATAAGGGCATGGATCATAGTTATCTAATCCCTATACGGTA is a window from the Candidatus Jettenia sp. genome containing:
- a CDS encoding B12-binding domain-containing radical SAM protein yields the protein MNTKKKKPIVGLVWLTQSTSKKPQRLLSAHYHLGCGYLQAFLQQGNIKSKQYVLNSVTPEDFARTVVADGIKILGFSCDDTNYYAIRRAALSVKALNPSILIVAGGLTATYSDELVLRNCQAIDICFRGYSEINFLAVVKTHLSGQTWYDKPAITYRKNSEIFFNPNVKKYAINNLDYFPSPYLSGFIPGEAGIDVGISTSRGCVFHCTFCNPTAMVERSYAFHSNERVLSEIDFIDSALHRSGMKGRRIMLLNEDIFALHPDRTKKLCNLISENQPKHILFGCETRIEHLTEDILQCMYSAGFRLLKFGLESGNPRVLNLIKKVRNSDGSKDGYAAEKDFLERIVTVVQIAKKIGFHVVAGTIFGLPGESLADAIETLDFIRRIDVDEYYHNFLHIFPGTEIFKTYKNGDTNLRFIKISTLQFTIRTGRTRLNLYQPCKRNLITHLEKSIF
- a CDS encoding coproporphyrinogen III oxidase family protein — protein: MYIHIPFCKSKCDFCFYVSVTGTSEEERFSYLNALEREISVRWSVYAGKQPVVNSLYIGGGTPSILSMKQWKALAMTLTRFWDLRAIPEFTVECNPSSTTQEKLGFFKEIGVNRLSFGVQNVDNSILTAMGREGTKDTLPGLLESTRSSGINNINCDILFGLPGEAAASVVQSVDALVELSVPHISVYPFTLQTMTGLFRRMVFKDALPLPAYLRIAHYQGAINRLLEWKYLRIHTAHFGISYNYECVQHRNYWDGGEILGFGVSAQSFVDGCYLRNTKDLNKYVKNNDNILSIPLSEKDQIRRWVFMGLTKKLRFHYEEMVDRFGLDSLAVIEEGLERMVQEGMILKKQNMAQLTDKGMDHSYLIPIRYFHFENQDYLRYALRIPVKKV